CAAGCTCTCTGCCAATTCCATTTCCTTGTCTAAGAGAGGCTGGGCTTCTTGCTGAGCTGAGTGATTTTGGGTTCCATTGGCCGCAGCCAACTCGCTCAAAATTTTATCTTTAAAACTCAGTGCCTTTTCCTTATCCTGTGAATTTTCAGTCAAAAACTTGACCTCCTTCTTCATAATCCTTAACATTATATCTTAAAAGTCAGATAAATGCAATCATATCTGACTTTTAAAGCTATATTATTTATGAAATTAAATCTGGGAATTTTCCCAAACCATATCAAACCATACTTCATTTGCATACGTTGAGGCTGAACGGCCTTCGTTAACAAAGCCATGTTGCTCATAGTAGGCTATCAAATAATCATGACAAGTAAGATTGATACCGTGACGTTCATCTGCAATCGCAATTTCCTTCATAGCTTCCAACAAGGCTTTTCCTACACCTAAGCCCTGCGCTTCTTTAGAAATAGACAGACTAGTCAGGGAGATAAAGCCACCGTCCGTAGAATGGTAGTCTTCAATTTCCAGTGTGAAAGAAACATCGTGCAAATGCCGTTCTGGTCGGACAGGCCCTTCCAGATAACCTAGAATCTTGCCATTTTTTTCTGCAACCAAAAAAGTTGAGGAAATGGTTTCAATGTGTTTGGCCAATATTTCACGACTAATAGCCTCTTCTGGACTAAAATTTTCCAATTCGATGGCATAAATGGCATCTAAGTCAGCCATTTGAGCTTGACGGATAATCATTCTTTCTCCTTAAAATCGGGATTTTCCCACATCATATGAGAGCAAGCAGCACTACCGTAACTCGAGTCTGCAATTCCTTCATGAGCAAAGTCATTCATCTCATAATAAGGTATCAGCTCATCAGGACAAAGTAGACTAATGCCTTGCCGGTTTTGCTGAACAGCTGTTTCCTTGAGAGTTGCAATCAACAAGGTTCCGACTCCTTGCCTCTGAAAATCAGGATGAACGGACAGCCTTTGTATAGCAATGAAACCTCCTGCTGGAGGATTGGCACTGACCTTACTAAAGAAATCGTCTGTCAGATAAGGACTCTGAACAGCTAAGCCGACAATATAACCGGCCAGCTGACCATGTAGCTCTGCTAGCAGAAAAGTATCTGGAAGCAGCTCAATCCGATTTTTTATGATTTCTGCGCTAGCTGCTTCTACTGCTGGAAAATTCAGCTGCTCGATTTCAAGAATTGCCTCCCAATCGCTCAAGTCGGCCTGCCTGATTCGAATTGGTGCTTCCATCAAGTCTCCTCCTACTGAACGTTACTGGTCAGATTGGACAAGAGACGTTCAAAGGAATATTCATAGGTCTGGATATCTCCAGCTCCCATAAAGACGTAAACTGCGTTATCGTGGTCAAGAAGTGGAGAAACATTGTCCACGTCAATGACCTTGGCCCGCTTCACAATCTTTTCAGCCAAATCTTCGACCTTGACATCGCCCTTATCCACCTCACGCGCAGATCCGTAAATCTGAGCTAGGTATACTGAGTCGGCTTGATTGAGGGCATCTGCAAATTCATCCAAGAGAGCAATGGTCCGAGTGAAGGTGTGCGGCTGGAAGATAGCCACGATTTCCTTGCTAGGATACTTCTGACGAGCTGCATCCAAAGTCGCAATAATTTCCGTCGGATGGTGAGCAAAGTCATCAATAATGACTGTGTCGTTGACAATCTTTTCAGTAAAGCGGCGCTTAACCCCACCAAAAGTCTTGAGATGATCTCTTACTAGATTCAAATCAATACCTGCAATGTAGAGGAGGCCGATGACCGCTGTCGCATTCATAATGTTGTGGCGGCCAAAACTTGGAATCTGGAACTCACCCAGCTCTTGCCCGCGGAAGGAAACTTTAAAGCCTGAACCACTGGTAGAGCGCAAGAGATCATGAGCGACAAAATCATTGCCCTCTTCCTTGAAACCATAGTAGTAAATCGGTGCACTTGCAGTAATGCGTCGCAGTTGCTCATCTTCTCCATAAACGAAGAGGCCTTGGGTAATCTGCTTAGCATAATCATTGAAAGCATTAAAAACATCTTCTAAGCTGGTGAAATAATCTGGATGGTCAAAGTCAATATTGGTGATAATTGAATATTCCGGATGATAAGGCATGAAATGGCGCTCGTACTCGTCTGATTCAAAGACAAAATACTTGGCATTGGCAGAACCGCGTCCAGTACCATCTCCAATCAGATAGCTAGTGTCCGTGATGTTGGACAGAACGTGAGAAAGAATGCCCGTTGTAGAAGTTTTCCCGTGGGCACCAGCCACACCTAAGCTGACAAAATCACGCATAAAACTACCTAAAAATTCATGGTAGCGTTTGTAACTGATACCGTTGGCATCTGCATAGGCAATTTCTACATTGTTATCTGGGCGGAAGGCATTACCAGCAATGATTTCAAAATCTGACTGGATATTTTTTTCATCAAAAGGCAGGATAGAAATGCCAGCCTGCTCCAGACCGCGCTGGGTGAAATAATATTTATCAACGTCGCTGCCCTGAACCTTATGACCCATTTGGTGCAACATCAAAGCCAAAGCACTCATACCTGAGCCTTTAATCCCGATAAAATGATAGGTTTTTGTCATGATTACTCCTTAAATCTTTAAGAACTGAAGCCTTATTGCCCTGGAACATCTGAACCAAACTTGGTAATGTCTAATTCCTGCGCTTTTTTATGCTTATTGTGTTTTTCTCGCTTATTGCCTTTGTTATAGACTTGGCTGGTTTTGAGAAAATCGTAGTTATTCTTTTTCTTTTTTTTCTTGATTAGCTGGCGCCTCTACAATAGCTTGAGGCTGAATATCCGCTAGTATGTAGCTATCTTGCTTGAGCTTGTTACTGAACTTTGTTAGCTCACCTGAATTTTCCTTTTGGAAAGGTGCTGTCGGCTTAACTGGATTCCCCTCAAGAGGAGGTGCTACCTTCCGACTACGAACTTTATTTGGGAGCTTGCTCGTCAAATAAGCAGCTGAACGTTTTTTCTTCAGATCAGCTCGAGCTTCCTCTCGCGCCTGCTCAGCATAGCGGATAGCTGGATCATTTTTGTCGATCGGCTTTTTAAAGTCCGTAACTGGGACTTGCTTCTTCCTAGCCTCACTTACAGTTTTGGCAGGAGCCACACGAGCAGGCTTTTCTGGCTCGACAATCGGCATCCATTCTAAATAATTACGGTCTTGGTAGTCACCTTTAATATTGCTAATCAGATCCAACTCATCGTACAAATTCATGTGCGGCATTTCTGTCAACATAATTTCGTCATCAGCGATTATAGGAAATTTGGTATTTGTCATAGCATATCCTTTCAACTCTTCATTATTATAAACTATTCAAACTTTTTTTCAAGCGATTCAGATGAAATTCCAAGAATTTCTCGAATTTCTTCCAGCGAAAGACTGGAGCGAGACTCTGCCCCGTCCAGAATCGTTGAAACCAGATTTCGTTTAGTCTCCTGCAATTCTTGGATTTTTTCTTCAATGGTTCCTCGCGTAATCATGCGATAAACTTCGACATTCCGCTCCTGACCGATACGATGAGCCCGACCAATAGCTTGGGCTTCTACCGCAGGATTCCACCAAAGATCCACCAAAATAACAGTATCTGCACCAGTTAGATTGAGACCGACACCGCCGGCCTTGAGGGAAATCAGAAAGGCTGATCTTTCTCCTTGGTTGAAGGCTTTTGTCATCTCCTGTCGGTCTTTTGCCGGAGTTGAGCCTGTGATTTTGAAGGATTCCAGCCCCATCCGACCCAGCTCTTCCTCTATAATATCCAGCATACCACGGAATTGTGAAAATATCAGAACACGATGATTGCCGCCTTGAATCTGCTCCAACAGCTCACTCAAACTTTCCAGCTTGCCACTTTCTCCATTGTAATCCTCCATGAATAACTTGGGAGTGTCACAAATTTGACGGAGTCGCATAAGACCAGACAAGATTTCAATTTTGCTACGATTGATTTCTTCCTCCGTTGCATGAAGGATTCGCTCCTGCATTTGCTTGAGCAGAGCTAGATAAATCGTTTTCTGGCTGTCTGCGAGTTCATTACGGTAAGAAACCTCAATCAAATCAGGAAGCTCCTGCAAGACTTCTTCTTTCTTGCGCCTCATAACAAAGGGTTTGATATAGCGGGCAACCGTTTCTGCCGACATCTTCAAAAAAGCTTTCTTGCTCGGTAATAAGCCTGGAAGGACAATCTGGAAGATAGACCAGAGTTCGCCAAGATGATTTTCAATTGGCGTACCAGATAAAGCATAGGTACGGTCCACCTCAAAAGCTCTTAGATATTGAGCAATCTTGCTCTGATCATTTTTCATGACCTGTGCTTCGTCCAATATCAAATAATCAAAATGAAGTCCCTGATACTCTTCAACATCTTGTCTGAAAGAAGCATAGCTAGTAATCGTAATCTGATGATTTTCTGCAATCACAGCATCTCGGACATTTTTCAGTCCATACACAACAGCTACATCTAGGTCTGGAGCAAATTTGGCAAACTCATCACTCCAGTTGTAAATCAGGCTGGATGGCGCCAAAATCAAGACTTTCTTAGACTTGGTCAAATGAGCAGTCAAGAAAGAAATGGTCTGAAGGGTCTTTCCCAAGCCCATGTCATCGGATAGAATACCACCAAATCCATATTTATTCAGCATGGATAGCCATTTTACACCCGTTTCTTGATAATCTCGAAGCTCTGCCTGAACCTTCAGCTTAGGCAGAGGAAAATCCTCAGGATGGGTCAAATCATAAGCCAGCTGGCGAAAATCCTGCGACAAGTCAACTCTTTCCTGATCTTTGAACAATTCAGAGAGTTGATAGGCGGCCAGACTATGCGTTTGGATGACCCCATTTTTAGAATGTTTGCTTCGCAATTGTTGCAAAGTCTGGCTGATTCGCTTACTATTCTCATCAAAAATCAGAACCTGCCCTGTCTTGCTGATAAAGTAATCCTTTTGACTCATCAGCGAATTTAGAACATCATCGACTTCAGACTGATCAATACCAGTAAAATCAAAGCCAATATCTAAGAGCCCACCATTCATACTGATGGAAACCTTCGGAGGTTCTGTTTGAGATAGGCCCAGTAGCTCATCTGACAAGTAGACATTGCCCAATGCTCTAAAGCGTGGAATCAAGACGGAGAAGAAACGATAAATTTCTTCGGGTCGCAAAGGGGGACGCTGGCTGGTAAACTCATCTGTAAAACCTGCCTCCAGCATTGATTTAAAAACTTGCTGTTCTCGCTCAAAATTGCTGGCAAAAGGCAGCTTTCTTAACTCCTTGCGACTGCTTACGGTCTGACTGCCATAATCAAAGACAAGATCCAGTAATACTTGCTTGTCCACTCCCAAATTAAAATTGAAATCCACGGTAAAGTCATGAATGAGCAGGCGCTCAGGTGCTGTCACACGGCCAACCTTTTTAAACTCGACCAAACTCACTGCCAGTTTGGACTGCTCAGATACATCAAACTGCAGGCGCTTAACGCGCTCCTGCTCTATCGGCAATTCTTGTAAAGCCTTGATTAATTTGGTCTGCTGAGCCGTCAGTTGATAGAAGGTCTGATTATGAAAGATAAATTGACCTCCATAGAGCAGCTTATAATTCTTTTCTGATATCAGCAGTTCAAAATAGTTTTCCCGCTCTTGCACCTCAAATTGATAAATCTCCGCCTCTTCATGCAAGTCTTGGAAAAATACCTCAGCATAATCATAGAAGCTATATTCTAAATGAAATGAAGTGAGATTCATCAAGCGAGTCACACCTTCTTCAAAAAGACTGGCTGGAAAATAAACGTGCCGCCCAGCATTGGGAAAGACCAACGAAGAGTCCTGCCCCTTATAATCCGTCACCAAGCCTCGTAAAAATTCTAGTAGGTCTTGACTAGCTTCATCAAAATTCTCCATTCGGATAGGCTCATAGTAGTTCTTACCGATTTGATAATGCCCACCCTTGCCCAAGGTTCTCAAAAAGGACAAAATATCACGCACCACATAAGAACGCTCATCTGGCAGTCGACGGATCCGCAGACTCCATAAGAATTGTCCTGTGTAAGTATCTTCTTGGCCGGTCGCCAATAGCTCATAGCGGATTTGTTGACTGGATTTATCTAGCAAAATCTTATCCAAAAAAAGGCTGCCAAAAGAAACCAACTTCTGGGCTTCCTGACTGGAAGACTCCTTTTCTGTCATCTTCGCCAGTAGATCTTTACCCGCCGGATCATTTTTTAAAAAATATTCCAAAGCAGCCAGATGGGCACAGTACTTCTTCTTTTGAAAAAAATCACAGGAACAGAAAACCGCCTCATCATCTAGACTATAACGTAGATTGTACTGATCCACGCGCGTGTATAAAAAGGAATCTTTGACGTCAAGAATTTCGACTTTTTTGCTGTCACAGAGGGCAATTCCTTCCGTTCGAATTTTACCAGGAATTAATTTAGCCATACTTACCACCTAACATTTATCCCTTTATTATACCATAGGACAGCTATAAAAACGAAATAGAATTTCTTTATTTGTAAACATTCTTTGAAGTAGAATGAGCGAGAGCTTTCCTTACAACAAAAAGCCATCCAAATTGGACAGCTCTTTTACATTATTTTACTTCTAACAAACCGATATCTCCATCTTCACGACGATAGATAACATTCGTTGTATTATCTTCAACATCTGTGTAGATGAAGAAGTCATGTCCCAACAAATCCATTTGCAAAATAGCTTCATCTAGATCCATTGGTTTCAAATCAATATGCTTAGAACGTACTACTTTTGAAGATGCTGTATTAGCGTCTTCTACTAAAGCATCAGTGAACAACTGGCTAGTTGCAACTTTGCTCCGATTTTTCTTTTCAATCTTTGTCTTATTCTTACGAATTTGACGTTCAATCTTATCGACAACTAAGTCAATAGATCCGTACATGTCTTGTGAAACATCTTCTGCCCGAAGGGTAATTGAGCCAAGAGGAATGGTTACTTCGACCTTCGCCGTCTTCTCCCGGTACACTTTCAAATTGACCCGTGCATCAAGTTCTTGCTCCGCTTGGAAATACTTCTCAATCTTCTCAAGTTTAGAAACTACGTAGTCACGGAGAGCATCAGTTACTTCTAGGTTTTCACCACGGATACTATATTTAAGCATATAAGTACCTTCTTTCTAAACATAAATGTTTTATTTACAATATCATTATAACGCTTTCATTCCTTTTTTGCAAATATTTTCTTATCTTGCGAGTGAAAATGTCAAAACTTCTTTCACACCTGCTTCCAGCAATAATTCTCGAGCCAATTGCAAGGTTTTTCCAGTCGTATACACATCGTCTATCAGTAGAATTTTTTCTGGTAGGAGGACATCTTTTGCCAATGTAAAACATTGCTGGCTTTTTAAACGTTCTTGGCGATTTTTACTGGATTGAGCAAGCACATCCTGCTTTTCAAGCAAATGTTTATAAGGCAAACCAGTAGCTTGCAAGAAGCCTTCTACCTGATTAAAACCTCGACTTTGGTATTTTTCAAGACTGACTGGAATAGGAACCAGAGTATATTTTTTGAAGTTTCCGAGACTTTTTTTGAGAACTTCCGCAAAAACAAATCTTAGAAGATAATCCCCTTGAAACTTGTATTTGCTGAAGTAGTCCTTCATCAAGTCATTATAAAGAAAACAGGCCTGATGCTGAACTAAATAGCCTTGCGCTTCCCAGGTTTGACAATCCGAACAGACTTCCGCCTCTCCCTCCTTCCAGCAGCGTGGGCAATGGATAGAGGAAATAGCTTCAAATCCTGCCCGACAATGGTTACAAATTGTATATTTTTCTTTTTGCAATAAAATCAAGGAAGAAAAAGTCCTATTTTCTTCGACTGCTTGGCTGCATAACAGGCAATTTCTCATAGGCCAGCCTCCTTGTTCATCAGTTTGATTTCACGAATCGCTTTTTCGATTGAACGTGTAGTGCCGTCGTGAAAGAAGAATAAATCTCCCGTCGGTCTATCCATACTACGTCCCACCCGTCCAGAAATTTGCACCAAGGCGCTACGGCTAAAGAGACGATGGTGGGCCTCCAGAACAAAGACATCTACACAGGGAAAGGTCACACCACGCTCTAAGATGGTCGTCGTGACCAAAATGGTAATTTCTCGCTTGCGAAACTCTTCAACGATTTCTAAACGATTTTCAGTTGTTGAAGCTACAAAACCGACTCTTTCCGCTGGAAAATTCTCCTCTAAAACTTGCGCAAATTCTTGACCTCTCTTGATTTCTGAGGCAAAGATCAGCAAAGGAAAGCCTGTTTTTCTCTGTCTCTCGATATATTTTCTCAGTTTAGGTGGCAATTTCTTTTTCGCTAGATATTTTTGAAAATCTGCCAGCCAAACTTTTTGGGGCACAATCAAAGGATTGCCATGGAAGCGGCGAGGAAGGCTGAGTCGTTTTAATTCTCCTTTTTGGACTTTTTTATCCAACTCATCCGTCGAAGTGGCAGTTAAGAAAATTGTCGTTCCCTCCTCCTTGACCGACTGATCTACGGCATGGTAGAGCACGGGATTGTCCACATAAGGAAAGGCATCCACCTCGTCCACAATCAGCAAATCAAAGGCTCGATAAAATTTAAGAAGCTG
This genomic window from Streptococcus cristatus AS 1.3089 contains:
- a CDS encoding GNAT family N-acetyltransferase, with translation MIIRQAQMADLDAIYAIELENFSPEEAISREILAKHIETISSTFLVAEKNGKILGYLEGPVRPERHLHDVSFTLEIEDYHSTDGGFISLTSLSISKEAQGLGVGKALLEAMKEIAIADERHGINLTCHDYLIAYYEQHGFVNEGRSASTYANEVWFDMVWENSQI
- a CDS encoding GNAT family N-acetyltransferase — protein: MEAPIRIRQADLSDWEAILEIEQLNFPAVEAASAEIIKNRIELLPDTFLLAELHGQLAGYIVGLAVQSPYLTDDFFSKVSANPPAGGFIAIQRLSVHPDFQRQGVGTLLIATLKETAVQQNRQGISLLCPDELIPYYEMNDFAHEGIADSSYGSAACSHMMWENPDFKEKE
- the murC gene encoding UDP-N-acetylmuramate--L-alanine ligase, producing MTKTYHFIGIKGSGMSALALMLHQMGHKVQGSDVDKYYFTQRGLEQAGISILPFDEKNIQSDFEIIAGNAFRPDNNVEIAYADANGISYKRYHEFLGSFMRDFVSLGVAGAHGKTSTTGILSHVLSNITDTSYLIGDGTGRGSANAKYFVFESDEYERHFMPYHPEYSIITNIDFDHPDYFTSLEDVFNAFNDYAKQITQGLFVYGEDEQLRRITASAPIYYYGFKEEGNDFVAHDLLRSTSGSGFKVSFRGQELGEFQIPSFGRHNIMNATAVIGLLYIAGIDLNLVRDHLKTFGGVKRRFTEKIVNDTVIIDDFAHHPTEIIATLDAARQKYPSKEIVAIFQPHTFTRTIALLDEFADALNQADSVYLAQIYGSAREVDKGDVKVEDLAEKIVKRAKVIDVDNVSPLLDHDNAVYVFMGAGDIQTYEYSFERLLSNLTSNVQ
- a CDS encoding DEAD/DEAH box helicase, with amino-acid sequence MAKLIPGKIRTEGIALCDSKKVEILDVKDSFLYTRVDQYNLRYSLDDEAVFCSCDFFQKKKYCAHLAALEYFLKNDPAGKDLLAKMTEKESSSQEAQKLVSFGSLFLDKILLDKSSQQIRYELLATGQEDTYTGQFLWSLRIRRLPDERSYVVRDILSFLRTLGKGGHYQIGKNYYEPIRMENFDEASQDLLEFLRGLVTDYKGQDSSLVFPNAGRHVYFPASLFEEGVTRLMNLTSFHLEYSFYDYAEVFFQDLHEEAEIYQFEVQERENYFELLISEKNYKLLYGGQFIFHNQTFYQLTAQQTKLIKALQELPIEQERVKRLQFDVSEQSKLAVSLVEFKKVGRVTAPERLLIHDFTVDFNFNLGVDKQVLLDLVFDYGSQTVSSRKELRKLPFASNFEREQQVFKSMLEAGFTDEFTSQRPPLRPEEIYRFFSVLIPRFRALGNVYLSDELLGLSQTEPPKVSISMNGGLLDIGFDFTGIDQSEVDDVLNSLMSQKDYFISKTGQVLIFDENSKRISQTLQQLRSKHSKNGVIQTHSLAAYQLSELFKDQERVDLSQDFRQLAYDLTHPEDFPLPKLKVQAELRDYQETGVKWLSMLNKYGFGGILSDDMGLGKTLQTISFLTAHLTKSKKVLILAPSSLIYNWSDEFAKFAPDLDVAVVYGLKNVRDAVIAENHQITITSYASFRQDVEEYQGLHFDYLILDEAQVMKNDQSKIAQYLRAFEVDRTYALSGTPIENHLGELWSIFQIVLPGLLPSKKAFLKMSAETVARYIKPFVMRRKKEEVLQELPDLIEVSYRNELADSQKTIYLALLKQMQERILHATEEEINRSKIEILSGLMRLRQICDTPKLFMEDYNGESGKLESLSELLEQIQGGNHRVLIFSQFRGMLDIIEEELGRMGLESFKITGSTPAKDRQEMTKAFNQGERSAFLISLKAGGVGLNLTGADTVILVDLWWNPAVEAQAIGRAHRIGQERNVEVYRMITRGTIEEKIQELQETKRNLVSTILDGAESRSSLSLEEIREILGISSESLEKKFE
- the hpf gene encoding ribosome hibernation-promoting factor, HPF/YfiA family produces the protein MLKYSIRGENLEVTDALRDYVVSKLEKIEKYFQAEQELDARVNLKVYREKTAKVEVTIPLGSITLRAEDVSQDMYGSIDLVVDKIERQIRKNKTKIEKKNRSKVATSQLFTDALVEDANTASSKVVRSKHIDLKPMDLDEAILQMDLLGHDFFIYTDVEDNTTNVIYRREDGDIGLLEVK
- a CDS encoding ComF family protein gives rise to the protein MRNCLLCSQAVEENRTFSSLILLQKEKYTICNHCRAGFEAISSIHCPRCWKEGEAEVCSDCQTWEAQGYLVQHQACFLYNDLMKDYFSKYKFQGDYLLRFVFAEVLKKSLGNFKKYTLVPIPVSLEKYQSRGFNQVEGFLQATGLPYKHLLEKQDVLAQSSKNRQERLKSQQCFTLAKDVLLPEKILLIDDVYTTGKTLQLARELLLEAGVKEVLTFSLAR
- a CDS encoding DEAD/DEAH box helicase; this encodes MLERKDCLGRIFTKDQLSPELRSQAQQMPSMREERRRLFCSRCGSQVDKENYQLPVNAYYCRECLILGRVRSDQELYYFPQEDFPENQVLKWQGKLTAFQEKVSQGLLESVVQKQNSLVHAVTGAGKTEMIYQVIAEVVDRGGAVCLASPRIDVCLELYRRLKLDFACPISLLHGESEPYFRSPLVIATTHQLLKFYRAFDLLIVDEVDAFPYVDNPVLYHAVDQSVKEEGTTIFLTATSTDELDKKVQKGELKRLSLPRRFHGNPLIVPQKVWLADFQKYLAKKKLPPKLRKYIERQRKTGFPLLIFASEIKRGQEFAQVLEENFPAERVGFVASTTENRLEIVEEFRKREITILVTTTILERGVTFPCVDVFVLEAHHRLFSRSALVQISGRVGRSMDRPTGDLFFFHDGTTRSIEKAIREIKLMNKEAGL